Proteins encoded together in one Juglans regia cultivar Chandler chromosome 9, Walnut 2.0, whole genome shotgun sequence window:
- the LOC108981453 gene encoding uncharacterized protein LOC108981453, translating into MMMGFLKKFMAAVLVGVFLLVGVLPTTSALLSSGLKGGRKSLWLVQGRDGSMKMFPREKEGGNSERVNIDSNQLLFSFGGGIRRKFIPPPPSPMRSRQSSWRMPAPPAPPPQIPS; encoded by the exons ATGATGATGGGTTTTCTGAAAAAGTTTATGGCAGCAGTACTGGTGGGAGTATTCCTTCTCGTGGGTGTTCTCCCAACAACTTCTGCCTTACTTTCTTCCG GCCTGAAAGGAGGCAGGAAGAGTTTATGGCTAGTGCAGGGTAGAGATGGCTCCATGAAAATGTTTCCCAGGGAAAAAGAAGGTGGCAACTCTGAAAGGGTGAACATTGATAGTAATCAATTACTGTTTTCATTTGGAGGAGGGATACGAAGAAAATTCATTCCGCCACCACCCTCTCCCATGAGAAGTCGACAATCATCATGGCGCATGCCTGCACCTCCAGCACCTCCGCCGCAGATTCCCTCCTGA
- the LOC108981459 gene encoding histone deacetylase 6-like codes for MGDSREGASLPAAAAPDATKRRVSYFYEPCIGDYYYGQGHPMKPHRIRMAHNLIVHYALHRRMEISRPFPAGPADIRRFHSEEYVDFLASVSPDTLSDNAFSRHTKRFNVGEDCPVFDGLFGFCQSSAGGSIGAAVKLNRGDSDIALNWAGGLHHAKKSEASGFCYVNDIVLGILELLKVHRRVLYVDIDVHHGDGVEEAFYATDRVMTVSFHKFGDFFPGTGHIKDTGWGPGKNYALNVPLNDGLDDESFRGLFRPIIHKVMEVYQPDAVVLQCGADSLSGDRLGCFNLSVKGHADCLRFLRSFNVPLMVLGGGGYTIRNVARCWCYETAVAVGVEPDNKLPYNEYYEYFGPDYTLHVEPCNMENLNLPKDMEKIRIMLLEQLSRIPHVPSVPFQTTPPVSQVPEEAEEDMDRRPKCRIWNGEDYDSDPDEDEKPRHIEPNSEMRNVVDEMDEDKSNEHPPS; via the exons ATGGGTGATAGCAGAGAAGGCGCCTCGCTCCCGGCCGCAGCGGCACCGGACGCCACGAAGCGCCGAGTGAGCTACTTCTACGAACCCTGCATCGGGGACTACTACTATGGTCAGGGCCACCCGATGAAGCCCCACAGGATCCGCATGGCCCACAACCTCATTGTTCACTACGCCCTCCACCGTCGCATGGAGATCAGCCGCCCCTTCCCCGCTGGTCCCGCAGACATCCGCCGCTTTCACTCCGAGGAGTACGTGGACTTCCTCGCCTCCGTCTCCCCCGATACCCTCTCAGACAACGCCTTCTCCCGCCACACTAAGCGCTTCAACGTCGGCGAGGACTGCCCAGTCTTCGATGGCCTCTTTGGCTTCTGCCAATCCTCCGCCGGTGGCTCCATCGGCGCCGCCGTCAAGCTCAACCGTGGCGACTCCGATATCGCCCTTAATTGGGCGGGTGGTCTTCACCATGCCAAGAAGTCCGAGGCCTCCGGCTTCTGCTACGTCAATGATATTGTGCTCGGTATTCTTGAGCTGCTCAAAGTTCATagg CGTGTACTTTATGTCGATATTGATGTCCACCATGGAGATGGAGTTGAGGAGGCATTTTATGCCACGGATAGAGTCATGACTGTCTCGTTCCATAAATTTGGAGATTTCTTTCCGGGGACTGGGCACATTAAGGATACAGGGTGGGGGCCTGGGAAGAATTATGCCCTGAATGTCCCATTAAATGATGGATTGGATGATGAGAGTTTCCGTGGTCTGTTTAGGCCCATTATTCACAAAGTCATGGAGGTCTATCAGCCAGATGCGGTTGTTCTTCAATGTGGAGCAGATTCACTGTCTGGTGACAGGTTGGGGTGCTTCAACTTGTCTGTGAAGGGCCATGCAGATTGCCTCCGTTTTCTTAGATCTTTCAATGTACCTTTAATGGTCTTGGGTGGGGGAGGGTATACAATCCGCAATGTTGCCCGTTGCTGGTGCTACGAG ACAGCGGTTGCAGTTGGAGTGGAGCCTGATAATAAATTGCCTTACaatgaatattatgaatattttggtCCAGATTATACTCTTCATGTAGAACCATGCAACATGGAGAATTTAAACTTGCCCAAAGACATGGAGAAAATTAG GATTATGCTGCTAGAGCAACTTTCCAGAATACCCCATGTACCTAGTGTACCTTTTCAGACGACACCACCTGTGTCACAAGTTCCAGAAGAG GCGGAAGAGGACATGGACCGAAGGCCAAAATGTCGCATATGGAATGGTGAGGACTATGACTCTGACCCTGATGAAGATGAGAAGCCTCGACATATTGAGCCAAATTCTGAGATGAG AAATGTAGTCGATGAAATGGATGAAGATAAAAGCAATGAGCATCCACCATCTTGA
- the LOC108981451 gene encoding transcription factor MYB4-like: MGRHSCGLKQKLRKGLWSPEEDEKLFNYITRFGVGCWSSVPKLAGLQRCGKSCRLRWINYLRPDLKRGMFSHQEEDLIISLHEVLGNRWAQIAAQLPGRTDNEIKNFWNSSLKKKLMKQGIDPTTHKPLSEVEPKEEKKLAEMAALYIPESQELQTISTLASQSPAFLLEDSNYYEGEITEASGEHLMYKPAIDPLPYFQFQEGANSNGYDSSFLLQHHPTMIRAPIDQSHLETHSNYGFTSMPSLANSDHGNFSGTEFSDNSGSRMSSFFLDEVKESSSNSSNMSSYAGFQMNSTVENVAFSWDYADKKLDYCSFPFQVNEIKSEELKPSSWQEGQLHVHSSDHDFKSYSLTSLSEVLRAANFDAFNQI; this comes from the exons ATGGGACGACATTCGTGCGGTTTAAAGCAGAAATTAAGGAAAGGTTTGTGGTCTcctgaagaagatgagaaactGTTCAATTACATAACAAGGTTTGGTGTTGGCTGCTGGAGTTCAGTTCCTAAACTAGCTG GATTGCAGAGGTGTGGAAAGAGTTGCAGGCTGAGATGGATAAACTACTTGAGACCTGATTTAAAGAGAGGAATGTTCTCACACCAGGAAGAGGATCTTATTATCAGTCTTCATGAAGTTCTTGGCAACAG GTGGGCTCAAATTGCTGCACAATTACCAGGAAGAACTGACAATGAGATAAAGAACTTCTGGAAttcaagtttgaagaagaaACTGATGAAGCAAGGGATTGATCCAACAACCCACAAACCATTAAGCGAAGTTGaaccaaaagaagagaaaaaactaGCAGAAATGGCCGCTTTGTATATACCTGAGTCTCAAGAACTGCAAACGATATCAACCTTAGCTTCACAGAGTCCAGCATTTTTACTTGAAGACTCAAATTACTATGAAGGTGAAATTACAGAAGCTTCAGGAGAACATCTAATGTACAAGCCGGCCATTGATCCACTCCCCTATTTTCAGTTCCAGGAAGGTGCCAATTCAAATGGGTATGATTCAAGTTTCCTACTTCAGCATCATCCAACTATGATCAGAGCCCCTATTGACCAAAGCCATTTGGAGACACATTCCAACTATGGATTCACTTCAATGCCAAGTCTGGCCAATTCTGATCACGGAAACTTTTCCGGAACAGAGTTTTCTGATAATTCGGGTTCGAGAATGAGTTCCTTTTTCTTAGATGAGGTGAAGGAAAGTTCAAGCAACAGCTCAAACATGAGCAGTTACGCCGGCTTCCAGATGAACAGTACGGTTGAAAATGTAGCGTTTTCATGGGATTACGCCGACAAGAAGTTGGACTACTGTTCGTTTCCGTTTCAGGTCAACGAGATAAAATCCGAGGAACTGAAACCAAGTTCCTGGCAAGAAGGTCAGCTTCATGTTCATAGTTCAGATCATGATTTCAAGAGCTATTCCTTAACGTCGTTATCAGAAGTTCTAAGAGCAGCAAATTTTGATGCCTTTAATCAGATATGA